Within the Pelagovum pacificum genome, the region CTTTTTTCTCCGAAGCTGCGTTATATGTGCATCGGACGGCGGCGACATCCCCTCTTTCGCCAACGTCCAGCCAGTTCGGAGGAACGAAGATGGACAACGTGAGCTTTGGTGATATCCGCTATAACGCTGCCCTCGGCGCTTTCGAGGCCCGCGTCGACATTTCGCGCGGTGGACGGACATTCCGGTACCCCTGCCGGATGAACGGCCCCCTCGACCTGACGCCCGACAAGGTTCGGGCCGGTCTTGCGCG harbors:
- a CDS encoding orotidine 5'-phosphate decarboxylase, coding for MDNVSFGDIRYNAALGAFEARVDISRGGRTFRYPCRMNGPLDLTPDKVRAGLARHAMRMSDSGDLRSVL